One region of Collinsella aerofaciens ATCC 25986 genomic DNA includes:
- a CDS encoding helix-turn-helix domain-containing protein: MPVIVRLDKIMAERKISSNELAERIGTTPVNLSRIKKGHIRGIRFNTLEQLCLALRCQPGDLLEVMSEEDARKEFGLDWSAED, encoded by the coding sequence ATGCCCGTAATTGTTCGCCTCGACAAGATCATGGCCGAGCGAAAGATTTCCTCGAACGAACTTGCCGAAAGGATTGGAACCACGCCCGTGAACCTGTCCCGTATTAAAAAAGGGCATATTCGCGGCATTCGCTTCAACACACTCGAGCAGCTATGCCTCGCCCTTCGTTGCCAACCCGGAGACCTTCTCGAAGTCATGAGCGAAGAGGATGCCCGAAAGGAGTTCGGACTCGATTGGTCCGCCGAGGATTAG
- a CDS encoding site-specific integrase gives MHTGMRIGEVCGLRWCDVDFETGLISIRHSVAYAKGMGSFIKDTKTHDARGIPIDPVGLLPFLKETHEIDCGKLRLRGLTGAVEIGDCYILSEPGATFATTSYIRRAFKTFSETNGLMGTNDELITFHGLRHTFATQWIRQGGDIKALQSILGHKDAMATLSVYADIKPISKIHNMLRATPCLWRGHLGPRVDPGPMFQQRIQESIETLQAFGYGITEPDDRNIAIRDVKTNSWL, from the coding sequence CTGCACACGGGGATGCGAATCGGCGAGGTCTGCGGCCTTCGGTGGTGCGATGTGGATTTCGAGACGGGCCTGATCTCGATCAGACACTCGGTGGCGTACGCGAAGGGAATGGGTTCGTTCATCAAGGACACCAAGACCCATGACGCCAGGGGTATCCCCATCGACCCGGTCGGCCTACTCCCCTTCCTGAAGGAGACCCACGAGATCGACTGCGGAAAGCTGCGCTTGCGCGGCCTTACCGGGGCGGTCGAGATCGGGGACTGCTACATCCTGTCGGAGCCGGGCGCGACCTTCGCGACGACAAGCTATATCCGCAGGGCGTTCAAGACGTTCTCGGAGACCAACGGCCTCATGGGCACCAACGACGAGCTGATCACGTTCCACGGCCTTCGCCACACGTTCGCAACGCAGTGGATCCGCCAAGGCGGCGATATCAAGGCGCTCCAATCGATCCTCGGCCACAAGGACGCCATGGCGACGCTCAGCGTCTACGCCGACATCAAGCCCATCTCCAAAATCCATAACATGCTGCGCGCCACGCCGTGCCTTTGGCGCGGGCACCTCGGGCCGAGGGTCGATCCGGGTCCCATGTTCCAACAGAGGATCCAGGAGTCCATCGAGACGCTCCAGGCGTTCGGCTACGGCATCACCGAGCCGGACGACCGAAATATCGCCATACGCGACGTGAAGACGAACAGTTGGCTCTAG
- a CDS encoding citrate synthase has protein sequence MAYDAKKIYYRFDDHLSRLVLDYEASRQISSESESLYHGLPTDPYDEGLFEEHNVKRGLRNADGSGVVAGLTRISDVHGYNKVDGKVVPDQGKLTLRGYSIEDLVNNAQAENRYGYEEVAYLLITGSLPNKEELDGFCERLGAFRHLSDEYVKEFPMTTVSSSIMNVLQRAVLLLYAFDAEPDVITPEHEIDVAISMLARLPRIAAFAHMASVAKLRGSEVHVPHPTPGLSTAETILQVLRGGMAFTRDEAMLLDVMLMLHAEHGGGNNSTFACRVLSSSATDPYSAYAAAIGSLKGPRHGGANAKVVSMHEDIRAHVSNWEDEDEVAAYLGKILDKQAFDGTGLIYGMGHAVYTLSDPRAEVCRRYARSLAAKKDLGEEFALIERIERLAPQVMRDHGMTKPICANIDLYTGFIYKMLGVPETLFTPLFAVARMAGWSAHRMEELFCAHRIIRPAYRPVIEPLEYKPLADR, from the coding sequence ATGGCCTACGACGCCAAGAAAATCTATTACCGCTTCGATGACCACTTGAGCCGACTGGTTCTGGATTACGAAGCAAGCCGCCAGATTTCGTCTGAGAGCGAAAGCCTCTACCACGGCCTGCCGACCGACCCTTATGACGAGGGCTTGTTCGAAGAGCACAATGTCAAGCGCGGCCTGCGCAATGCCGACGGCTCGGGCGTGGTCGCGGGCCTCACTCGTATCTCGGATGTGCACGGCTACAACAAGGTCGACGGAAAGGTCGTGCCCGATCAGGGCAAGCTCACGCTTCGCGGCTACAGCATCGAGGATCTGGTCAACAATGCCCAGGCCGAGAATCGCTACGGCTACGAAGAAGTCGCCTATCTGCTTATCACGGGCTCGCTGCCCAACAAGGAAGAGCTCGACGGCTTTTGCGAGCGCCTGGGCGCCTTTAGACATCTGAGCGACGAGTACGTTAAAGAGTTCCCTATGACCACGGTGTCGTCGAGCATCATGAACGTGCTCCAGCGCGCCGTACTGCTGCTCTACGCCTTCGATGCCGAACCAGACGTGATCACGCCTGAGCACGAAATCGACGTCGCCATTTCCATGCTCGCACGTCTCCCGCGCATCGCCGCCTTCGCACACATGGCCTCGGTCGCCAAGCTTCGCGGCTCCGAGGTTCACGTGCCGCACCCTACGCCCGGTCTCTCCACCGCCGAGACCATCCTACAGGTCCTGCGCGGCGGCATGGCGTTCACCCGCGATGAGGCGATGCTGCTCGACGTTATGCTCATGCTGCATGCCGAGCACGGCGGCGGCAACAACTCCACCTTCGCTTGCCGCGTGCTGTCGTCTTCGGCCACCGACCCGTATTCCGCCTACGCCGCGGCTATCGGCTCGCTCAAGGGCCCGCGCCACGGCGGCGCCAATGCCAAGGTCGTGTCTATGCACGAGGACATCCGCGCGCATGTCTCCAACTGGGAGGACGAGGACGAGGTCGCGGCCTACCTGGGCAAGATCCTCGACAAGCAGGCCTTCGACGGCACGGGCCTCATCTACGGCATGGGCCACGCCGTCTATACGCTCAGCGACCCGCGCGCCGAGGTCTGCCGCCGTTACGCGCGCTCACTGGCAGCCAAGAAGGACTTGGGCGAAGAGTTCGCACTCATCGAGCGCATCGAGCGCCTGGCACCGCAGGTGATGCGCGACCACGGCATGACCAAGCCTATCTGCGCCAACATCGACCTGTACACAGGCTTTATCTACAAGATGCTCGGCGTGCCCGAGACGCTTTTTACGCCGCTTTTCGCCGTCGCCCGCATGGCCGGCTGGTCGGCACACCGCATGGAAGAGCTCTTCTGCGCGCATCGCATCATCCGCCCGGCATACCGTCCGGTGATCGAGCCGCTGGAATACAAGCCGCTCGCCGACCGCTAG
- a CDS encoding ACT domain-containing protein, whose amino-acid sequence MAEISSSRIVITVLGKNRPGIVAGVTRVLGEANVDIRDITQSIIEDIFTMTMLADTAESKLDFAELQKALAEAGELSGVNVSIQREDVFNFMYRL is encoded by the coding sequence ATGGCCGAGATCTCGTCCTCCCGTATCGTCATCACCGTCCTTGGCAAGAACCGCCCCGGCATCGTCGCCGGCGTCACCCGCGTCCTGGGCGAGGCCAACGTCGACATCCGCGACATCACGCAGTCCATTATCGAGGACATCTTCACCATGACCATGCTGGCCGATACCGCCGAGTCCAAGCTCGACTTCGCCGAGCTGCAGAAGGCCCTGGCCGAGGCCGGCGAGCTTTCGGGCGTCAACGTGTCCATCCAGCGCGAGGACGTCTTTAACTTTATGTACCGCCTGTAG
- a CDS encoding ATP-binding cassette domain-containing protein, with amino-acid sequence MIDLQTLTISYGKKVLVDSVNAEFAPGTVYGLVAQNGHGKTTLLRAMAGLPGPRVDGSIVLDEVQGTGAREVRSMIFYAPGEGTLLYPGLRAEDHLKMVCDMWPHARDIEEIVEQTQIGEFAKMRIRTLSQGMKQQLTLAIAYATGARYLLLDEPMNALDPSRVDLHSEILRKLADSGTCIIMSSHILDSVDRLCDEILFLKDGRLIRSIPQDDAAPKSPGSHFAKPAGRAEGALSTYRRLYEKGG; translated from the coding sequence ATGATTGACCTTCAAACGCTGACGATCTCTTATGGAAAGAAGGTGCTCGTAGATTCGGTGAACGCTGAGTTTGCCCCGGGTACGGTCTACGGTCTCGTCGCTCAGAACGGGCATGGAAAGACGACGTTGCTGCGTGCGATGGCAGGTTTGCCGGGTCCTCGCGTGGACGGGAGCATCGTTCTGGATGAGGTGCAGGGTACGGGTGCGAGAGAGGTCCGTTCTATGATCTTCTATGCACCTGGTGAGGGGACGCTGCTGTATCCCGGATTGCGTGCGGAAGATCACCTCAAGATGGTTTGCGATATGTGGCCGCATGCTCGCGATATCGAAGAGATAGTGGAACAAACGCAGATAGGCGAGTTCGCGAAGATGAGGATCCGCACTCTGAGCCAGGGCATGAAGCAGCAGCTTACCCTGGCGATTGCGTATGCGACGGGCGCGCGGTACCTTCTATTAGATGAGCCCATGAACGCGCTCGACCCCAGCAGGGTGGACTTGCATTCCGAGATTCTCAGGAAGCTGGCCGATTCTGGTACGTGCATCATCATGTCATCCCACATCTTGGATTCGGTCGATAGGCTGTGCGATGAGATTCTGTTTTTGAAGGATGGGAGGCTCATTAGAAGCATTCCGCAAGATGATGCTGCGCCGAAGTCTCCTGGATCCCATTTCGCAAAGCCTGCCGGACGCGCCGAGGGTGCGCTAAGCACGTATCGGCGACTCTACGAAAAGGGCGGGTAG
- a CDS encoding U32 family peptidase — protein MAIRAMGPSGQYETGLDAAGAALPELLAPAGGLDQMLAAIAAGADAIYAGLGGFNARVSAHGFTDDEFARGCAVAHAHGVRVYVTLNVFVFDDELSDAVALGAHALELGADALIVADAGLACALSAAIPGVEIHLSTQAGVHSEGAVRLAADELGVERVTTARELTVDEIAALCATGVPIEVFCHGAICIGYSGACEFSALRRGRSAMRGDCTQPCRLAYDLVDEAGQSVVAVEGDRLLCPRDYLGIAHLPELVDAGVASLKIEGRMKNPDYVLNVVRVWRRALDMLRDGAWDPDVVEELERELGRSFNRGFTDAYLRGRSGAELMSFERAINQGVRVGRLVAVGHEEVTVELDAAVAAGDTLEIRFYPGVDARPDVPKRWPQVPCPVDAAAGKRVVVHCKRKVDAGCEVYLIRSAGVLDQTAAVLERMRAEADAIAPVARAVEVLPFEGVAVDGGASTELVECAVPTRMVFAWQLMDADPCGELDLSDAVVVLDEVCRASDADWTRSLMQRAGRVVCRNLGQVAIARELGVTFDVAAPVFCANRATLTWLRGLGAGRVYLPAELLGNDAERIAELAAEPGVLGPVDADRPELMVCEHCLLTAEGVCATDATGQVHCRDCPCRQQTRYLVERDGTRLPVAVDACGRTRIFLS, from the coding sequence ATGGCGATTCGGGCGATGGGGCCGAGCGGACAATACGAGACTGGATTGGATGCTGCCGGTGCGGCGCTGCCCGAGCTGCTGGCGCCGGCGGGCGGGCTCGACCAGATGCTTGCGGCCATCGCCGCGGGTGCCGATGCCATCTACGCGGGGTTGGGCGGCTTTAACGCCCGCGTGAGCGCGCATGGCTTTACGGATGACGAGTTTGCGCGCGGCTGCGCCGTGGCGCATGCCCATGGCGTGCGCGTGTACGTGACGCTCAACGTGTTCGTGTTTGACGATGAGCTGTCCGATGCGGTGGCGCTGGGAGCTCATGCACTGGAGCTGGGCGCCGATGCTCTGATTGTGGCCGATGCCGGGTTGGCCTGCGCGCTGAGCGCGGCGATTCCCGGGGTCGAGATTCACCTGTCTACGCAGGCGGGCGTTCATAGCGAAGGCGCCGTGCGGCTTGCCGCCGATGAGCTGGGGGTCGAGCGTGTGACGACGGCGCGCGAGCTGACGGTCGACGAGATTGCGGCGCTATGTGCCACGGGCGTGCCCATCGAGGTATTCTGCCACGGTGCGATTTGCATCGGTTATTCGGGGGCGTGCGAGTTCTCGGCCCTGCGGCGTGGACGCTCGGCGATGCGCGGCGACTGCACGCAGCCGTGCCGTCTGGCGTACGACCTGGTGGACGAGGCGGGGCAGAGCGTTGTCGCCGTCGAGGGAGATCGCCTGCTGTGCCCGCGTGACTATCTGGGTATTGCGCATCTGCCCGAGCTTGTAGATGCCGGCGTGGCGTCGCTCAAGATCGAGGGGCGCATGAAGAACCCCGATTACGTACTCAACGTGGTGCGGGTGTGGCGCCGGGCACTCGATATGCTGCGCGACGGCGCGTGGGACCCCGATGTCGTGGAAGAGCTTGAACGCGAGCTGGGAAGGTCGTTTAACCGTGGGTTTACCGATGCGTACCTGCGAGGGCGTTCGGGTGCCGAGCTGATGAGCTTTGAGCGCGCAATTAACCAGGGCGTGCGCGTGGGGCGTTTGGTCGCTGTGGGCCACGAAGAGGTGACCGTTGAGCTCGACGCCGCCGTGGCGGCGGGTGACACGCTCGAGATTCGGTTCTATCCGGGTGTCGACGCGCGTCCCGATGTGCCCAAGCGCTGGCCGCAGGTGCCCTGCCCGGTGGATGCCGCAGCGGGGAAGCGCGTCGTCGTGCATTGCAAGCGTAAGGTGGACGCGGGCTGCGAGGTGTACCTGATTCGCAGCGCCGGCGTGTTGGATCAGACGGCGGCGGTGTTGGAGCGCATGCGGGCCGAGGCGGATGCGATTGCGCCCGTTGCGCGTGCCGTTGAAGTGCTGCCCTTTGAGGGCGTTGCGGTGGATGGCGGTGCATCGACGGAGTTGGTGGAGTGCGCGGTTCCCACTCGCATGGTTTTTGCTTGGCAGCTGATGGATGCCGACCCGTGCGGAGAACTCGATTTGTCCGACGCCGTTGTGGTGCTTGACGAGGTGTGCCGCGCGAGTGACGCTGACTGGACCCGCTCACTGATGCAGCGTGCCGGGCGCGTCGTCTGCCGCAACCTGGGGCAGGTGGCGATCGCTCGCGAGCTGGGCGTGACGTTTGACGTGGCGGCGCCGGTGTTCTGCGCGAATCGGGCCACGCTTACCTGGCTGCGCGGACTCGGTGCGGGGCGGGTGTACTTGCCGGCCGAGTTGCTCGGCAATGATGCGGAGCGTATTGCCGAACTGGCCGCTGAACCCGGCGTCTTGGGTCCGGTCGACGCCGACCGTCCCGAGCTTATGGTGTGCGAGCACTGCCTGCTGACCGCCGAGGGCGTCTGCGCTACGGATGCGACGGGGCAGGTTCATTGTCGTGACTGCCCGTGCCGTCAGCAAACGCGCTATTTAGTTGAACGTGACGGTACGCGTCTGCCGGTCGCCGTTGACGCGTGCGGCAGGACGAGGATTTTCCTGTCGTAG
- a CDS encoding adenine deaminase: MSVEVMRSVIEAAEGRVPVDTLFTNAQIVDVYGQRVAPGSVAVKDGVIVGVLYDGRDDAAGTYEATEVIDCQGRYLAPGFIDGHLHIESSNIRPAEYARMAATRGTTTAIADSHEIANVAGLDGLRFMIEDGRRAPISIKYMMPSCVPALPDEQAGAVISAADMQAFFAEHPGDVFGLGEMMNLPGVFMADPETCTRIDAANQTPSKQVDGHAPLVAGKDLNAYAAAGIIADHESTIPEEALDKLSRGMYVMLREGTCSHDLANLSPMLLENPARARRCCFATDDRAPSDALSTGMIDNACRVAIEAGIDPVVAISMASLSTAEAFGLDHGCRDPHELRGAIAPGKRADLLVLDDLTFATAPHRVYAAGALVAQDGTFVGEIAPETAEVAALADELRASVKLPKLSLDVFDYAFKPGEAVIDVIPGMAITGMVRPESAEDLRRIMLIERHGRGVSLQAEGADGDGPAGMGLVGKHIGRGWVRGFTITGGAIASTIGHDSHNVCVVGDNAADMMTAVEAVGQGGHVLVRNGEVVARIPLALGGLMSEGTAEDVAAQHDDFMVKARAMGIEPPLDPIMGIIFLPLPVIPTLRIRPEGMFDVTTFTYAD; this comes from the coding sequence ATGTCCGTTGAGGTCATGAGGTCTGTGATCGAGGCCGCCGAGGGGCGCGTGCCCGTCGACACGCTGTTTACCAATGCGCAGATTGTCGACGTGTATGGCCAGCGTGTGGCGCCCGGTAGCGTTGCCGTCAAGGACGGTGTAATCGTCGGCGTGCTCTACGATGGTCGCGACGATGCCGCTGGCACCTACGAGGCAACTGAGGTCATCGACTGCCAGGGTCGCTATCTCGCTCCCGGTTTTATTGACGGGCATCTGCATATCGAGTCTTCGAACATCCGTCCCGCCGAGTATGCTCGCATGGCCGCGACGCGCGGTACTACCACTGCCATTGCCGACAGCCACGAGATTGCCAATGTTGCCGGTCTCGACGGCTTGCGCTTTATGATCGAGGATGGCCGCCGCGCACCCATCTCCATCAAGTACATGATGCCTTCGTGCGTGCCCGCGCTGCCCGACGAGCAGGCCGGTGCCGTTATTTCGGCTGCCGATATGCAGGCGTTTTTTGCCGAGCATCCAGGCGATGTCTTTGGTCTGGGCGAAATGATGAACCTGCCGGGCGTCTTTATGGCCGACCCCGAGACCTGCACTCGCATCGATGCTGCCAACCAGACGCCGTCCAAGCAGGTTGACGGCCACGCGCCGCTCGTTGCCGGTAAGGACCTCAATGCCTATGCCGCAGCGGGCATTATCGCCGACCACGAGTCGACGATTCCCGAGGAGGCACTCGACAAGCTGTCCCGCGGCATGTATGTGATGCTGCGTGAGGGCACGTGCAGCCACGACCTGGCCAATTTATCCCCGATGCTGCTGGAGAATCCTGCCCGCGCCCGCCGCTGCTGCTTTGCGACCGACGATCGCGCTCCCTCCGATGCTCTTTCGACCGGCATGATCGACAATGCCTGCCGCGTGGCTATCGAGGCCGGTATCGACCCCGTGGTCGCCATCTCTATGGCGTCCCTTTCCACGGCTGAGGCATTTGGCCTGGACCACGGCTGCCGCGACCCGCACGAGCTCCGCGGCGCGATCGCTCCGGGCAAGCGCGCCGACCTGCTGGTGCTCGATGACCTGACCTTTGCCACGGCCCCGCATCGCGTATATGCCGCCGGTGCTCTGGTGGCGCAGGATGGCACCTTTGTGGGCGAGATCGCACCCGAGACGGCCGAGGTCGCAGCGCTTGCCGATGAGCTGCGTGCTTCCGTTAAGCTGCCGAAGCTATCGCTCGACGTGTTCGACTATGCCTTTAAGCCGGGCGAGGCGGTTATCGATGTGATCCCGGGCATGGCTATCACGGGCATGGTCCGTCCCGAGAGCGCCGAGGACTTGCGTCGCATTATGCTTATCGAGCGCCATGGCCGCGGCGTGTCGCTGCAGGCCGAGGGCGCCGATGGCGACGGTCCCGCCGGCATGGGGCTCGTCGGCAAGCATATCGGTCGCGGCTGGGTGCGCGGTTTCACCATCACGGGCGGTGCCATTGCCTCCACGATCGGCCACGACTCGCACAACGTGTGCGTGGTGGGCGACAACGCTGCCGATATGATGACTGCCGTTGAGGCCGTGGGCCAGGGCGGCCACGTGCTGGTGCGCAACGGCGAGGTCGTGGCGCGCATTCCGCTGGCGCTCGGTGGCCTGATGAGCGAGGGCACGGCCGAGGACGTTGCCGCGCAGCACGATGACTTTATGGTCAAGGCGCGCGCCATGGGTATTGAGCCGCCGCTCGACCCCATCATGGGCATCATCTTCCTGCCCCTGCCGGTCATCCCGACGCTTCGCATCCGCCCCGAGGGCATGTTCGACGTTACAACCTTCACCTACGCCGACTAG
- a CDS encoding Cof-type HAD-IIB family hydrolase, whose protein sequence is MFKLIASDMDGTLLDENGQVPPETYELILALHEHGVHFAASSGRRYDRLCEFFAPVRDKMDFVAANGAQVYADGKMVDREVYSHLAIRRLAQAVRTFPNLHLALFDRTKSFLLDDECKFVREVDKDLPNAERIWELPDPSVNIIKASIFCDDSAVMDSAYVLQRELGQLFTFAPSGNAWIDAMQPGVSKASGIAQLAEHYGIGRDEVMAFGDSMNDYEIIRFVGTGCAMENARPALKAVADRVVGCNRDHAVQQELRRVLESLS, encoded by the coding sequence ATGTTTAAACTGATTGCATCCGATATGGACGGCACACTGCTTGACGAAAACGGCCAGGTGCCTCCCGAGACCTACGAACTGATTCTGGCGCTACACGAGCATGGTGTGCATTTCGCTGCATCGTCAGGTCGTCGCTACGATCGCCTGTGCGAGTTCTTTGCGCCCGTTCGCGACAAGATGGACTTTGTCGCCGCTAACGGCGCCCAGGTCTACGCCGACGGTAAGATGGTAGACCGTGAGGTGTATTCCCACCTGGCGATTCGAAGGCTCGCCCAAGCCGTCAGGACGTTTCCCAATCTGCATCTTGCGCTCTTTGACCGAACCAAGTCCTTCCTGCTCGATGACGAGTGCAAGTTCGTGCGTGAGGTCGATAAGGACCTTCCCAATGCCGAGCGCATTTGGGAGCTGCCCGATCCCAGCGTAAATATCATCAAAGCGAGTATCTTTTGCGACGACAGTGCGGTTATGGACAGCGCGTACGTGCTACAGCGCGAACTTGGTCAGCTCTTTACTTTTGCACCTTCGGGCAACGCGTGGATCGATGCCATGCAGCCTGGTGTGTCGAAGGCCTCGGGTATCGCGCAGCTCGCGGAGCATTACGGCATTGGTCGCGACGAGGTCATGGCGTTTGGCGACTCGATGAACGACTACGAGATCATTCGCTTTGTCGGCACGGGCTGCGCGATGGAAAACGCGCGCCCCGCGCTTAAAGCGGTGGCCGATCGCGTGGTGGGTTGTAACCGCGACCACGCCGTCCAGCAGGAGCTCCGTCGCGTGCTGGAGAGTCTCTCCTAA
- a CDS encoding DUF2975 domain-containing protein, whose amino-acid sequence MSSDNRTPRLHSFRIACAIASATLCATAIAQVAFSLKPAIEVLDNPVIADSPAYPALAISTLVPAVIGIATTILSAVLVWTIKSGDPFKKGSATCLKVLGILFVVQAATSLYAGSLKTSVSMFGGEGAVGAQEIASSFDWTSLVLGIVLFMLSQLFLYARELYLDSDEIA is encoded by the coding sequence ATGAGTTCCGACAATCGCACTCCCCGGCTTCATTCCTTCCGCATCGCATGTGCGATAGCCTCTGCGACCCTTTGCGCCACCGCCATCGCACAAGTGGCGTTCTCCTTAAAGCCAGCAATCGAAGTGCTCGACAACCCTGTAATTGCAGACTCCCCCGCGTATCCAGCCCTTGCGATCTCGACATTGGTCCCTGCCGTCATCGGTATCGCTACGACCATCCTCAGCGCCGTTCTCGTGTGGACGATCAAGAGCGGAGACCCCTTCAAGAAAGGGTCTGCGACATGCTTGAAGGTGCTCGGCATTCTCTTCGTTGTTCAAGCTGCCACCAGCCTCTACGCCGGCTCACTCAAAACCTCCGTTTCGATGTTTGGCGGCGAGGGGGCCGTCGGCGCCCAAGAGATCGCTTCATCATTCGATTGGACCTCTCTGGTTCTCGGCATCGTCCTGTTCATGCTTTCCCAGCTCTTCTTGTACGCCCGAGAGCTGTACCTCGACTCCGACGAGATTGCGTAA
- a CDS encoding Cof-type HAD-IIB family hydrolase, translated as MIVFSDMDGTLLTSDKQMSDATWAMLDELARRGIEFVPCTGRPLSGIFEPILAHPAVHYAVCANGASVWQLDDDVPTDASRATRILSRPLDCGIAHRIRRIAAGHDVTFDIFADGQCFLPRSLYTRLDEFCGGDPHIAASLKRTRTPIDMDIDSKIDEVETLERIAMYWHDPADRDAIAAELDTLGGIEVTRSYAMNIEVMGEGATKGTALTWLCEHLGERFAGAWAFGDNINDIPMLQAAGHGMAMINAEPEGRDAADAITEFDNDHDGVARTIMAALA; from the coding sequence ATGATTGTGTTTTCCGATATGGATGGAACGCTGTTGACGAGCGATAAGCAGATGAGCGATGCCACCTGGGCGATGCTCGACGAGCTCGCTCGACGCGGGATTGAATTTGTGCCCTGCACGGGACGTCCGCTGTCGGGCATCTTTGAGCCCATCCTCGCCCATCCCGCCGTGCACTATGCCGTCTGCGCCAATGGCGCCAGCGTCTGGCAGCTCGACGACGATGTGCCCACCGACGCCTCGCGCGCCACGCGCATCTTGAGCCGACCGCTCGATTGCGGCATTGCCCATCGCATCCGCCGCATCGCCGCCGGCCACGATGTGACCTTCGATATCTTCGCGGACGGGCAGTGCTTCCTCCCCCGCTCGCTCTACACGCGCCTGGATGAGTTCTGCGGCGGCGACCCCCACATCGCAGCTTCGCTCAAGCGCACACGAACACCGATCGACATGGATATCGACAGCAAGATCGACGAGGTCGAGACGCTCGAACGCATCGCCATGTACTGGCACGACCCGGCCGATCGCGACGCCATCGCGGCGGAGCTCGACACGCTCGGAGGCATTGAGGTCACGCGTTCGTACGCCATGAATATCGAGGTCATGGGCGAGGGCGCCACCAAGGGAACGGCCCTCACGTGGCTATGTGAGCATCTGGGCGAGCGTTTCGCCGGCGCCTGGGCGTTCGGCGACAACATCAACGACATTCCCATGCTGCAGGCAGCGGGCCACGGCATGGCCATGATCAACGCCGAGCCCGAGGGCCGCGACGCCGCCGACGCCATCACCGAGTTCGACAACGACCACGACGGCGTCGCCCGCACCATCATGGCCGCCCTCGCCTAG
- the tyrS gene encoding tyrosine--tRNA ligase codes for MLSVDEQMRIITSGAAQIVPEADLRKKLEKGEPLNIKLGVDPTSPDLHLGHAVPLRKMRQFQDLGHNVTLIIGNGTALIGDPSGKNSTRPQLSQEQIEANAETYVSQAMKILDPEKTTIVHNGDWILSMDLAGLLQVCSKFTVARILERDDFTKRYQSQTPIALHEFLYPVMQAFDSVQIKADVEMGGTDQLFNLLAGRELMEKMGMEPQIALTMPLLEGTDGVRKMSKSYGNYIGLTDAPKDMFGKTMSIPDEMIGKYYRLASSLTPAEVDKIDAALADGSADPYELKRALGRDLCDTYHGAGAGDEAQAEFDRVFKEGQLADFPEKHVELTVNDEGQIYLAGLLKDLGLSASAGQARRDIDGGGVKINGKAVAPKSYNIDPSALKLGDTLSVGKRKGFKLI; via the coding sequence ATGCTGTCTGTTGACGAGCAAATGCGTATCATCACCTCGGGCGCCGCGCAGATCGTTCCCGAGGCCGACCTTCGCAAGAAGCTTGAGAAGGGCGAGCCCCTCAACATCAAGCTCGGCGTCGACCCCACCAGCCCCGACCTGCACCTGGGCCATGCCGTGCCGCTGCGCAAGATGCGTCAGTTCCAGGACCTGGGCCACAACGTCACCCTCATCATCGGCAACGGCACCGCGTTGATCGGCGACCCCTCGGGCAAGAACTCCACCCGTCCGCAGCTTTCGCAGGAGCAGATCGAGGCCAACGCCGAGACCTACGTGAGCCAGGCCATGAAGATCCTGGATCCCGAGAAGACCACCATCGTGCACAACGGTGACTGGATCCTTTCGATGGACCTGGCCGGTCTGCTGCAGGTGTGTTCCAAGTTCACCGTCGCCCGCATCCTTGAGCGCGACGACTTTACCAAGCGCTACCAGTCTCAGACGCCGATCGCCCTGCATGAGTTCCTGTATCCCGTGATGCAGGCTTTCGACTCCGTGCAGATCAAGGCCGACGTCGAGATGGGCGGCACCGATCAGCTCTTCAACCTGCTCGCTGGCCGTGAGCTCATGGAGAAGATGGGCATGGAGCCCCAGATCGCGCTCACCATGCCGCTGCTCGAGGGTACCGACGGCGTGCGCAAGATGTCCAAGTCCTATGGCAACTACATCGGCCTGACCGACGCGCCCAAGGATATGTTCGGCAAGACCATGTCCATCCCCGACGAGATGATCGGCAAGTACTACCGCCTGGCGAGCTCGCTCACCCCGGCCGAGGTCGACAAGATCGACGCTGCCCTGGCCGACGGTTCCGCCGATCCCTACGAGCTCAAGCGCGCTCTGGGTCGCGACCTGTGCGACACCTACCACGGCGCCGGTGCCGGCGACGAGGCTCAGGCCGAGTTCGACCGCGTGTTCAAGGAGGGCCAGCTCGCCGACTTCCCCGAGAAGCACGTTGAGCTGACCGTCAACGACGAGGGCCAGATCTACCTCGCTGGCCTGCTCAAGGACCTGGGTCTTTCGGCGAGCGCCGGCCAGGCTCGTCGCGATATCGACGGCGGCGGCGTCAAGATCAACGGCAAGGCCGTGGCTCCCAAGAGCTACAACATCGACCCCAGCGCCCTCAAGCTGGGCGACACCCTCTCCGTGGGCAAGCGCAAGGGCTTTAAGTTGATTTAG